CATTCCCGGAGCTGGTCTGCACACTGTTTTCAAAATTTAGAATTAGGTGCcaatatttagaaatcaagagATTTCATATAAAGATTGGGAAGGTTTGCTTTCCTCGAAGAGTCAGAAGATCTGGGAACTTGGAGTACATCCCAGGCCTGAATCAGCAGCTGCCTCCCAGAAGCAGAGCGTGGCCTCCTGCACaccacactcccccccccccccccccccatcccctgggGTCTCTGGGCTCCAACCTGCTTCACTTATAATTCGGGTGCTGGCTCCTGCAGACATGTGAATCTGATGCCTTCACGTGGACTCCTGGAAGTCacaatgcttttattattattattattattattactggagCTGAACCACTAGCGAGCTGGATGACCTCGAGCAAATTGCGTacctctctgcttccatttcctcctgtGTCAAATTAGGGTAGCAAGAGCGCCTGCTTTTGAGTGTTGTTTGAGGgttattatataaaatgtgtaaagCAATTCCTGGCACCTGATTCTTCTGTCTAGCAGTCCACAATCTTTTGTCCAAAATCCTAGGGGCTGGATGTGTGttgaaattcagatttcttttagattttaataAGGTAATAAAGCAATATCATAATTACATAGACCCCCAAGAGGTTCTGGGCCAGCGCCTTGTAACTGAACGCGCTGAAatatctttgggggaaaaaaagcacagataTTCACATGACATGTGATACAGACTTGCCTCACAATCCTCACAGGAGCTTCCCGGGTGTAATCTGGATCTGGTTCCTACCCTCAGAGGAACAGATAAAGAGGCCTTCGCTGGGTTCAGTCATGTATACTGTGCAGGTGTTCTCAACACCACATCATTATCTCAAGGCCgtgtccttggagcagcctctggaAGCAGGGAAGGCGACAAGAGCCCACATtccaagggcaggggaggggcagagagagagggagagacaaaatctcgggcaggctctgtgctatcagagcagagcccgacgcgggaccagatcccatgaactgtgagatcacgacctgaaccggaaaccaagagctggaggctcaaccgactgagccatccaggggacctcaaaatttattttgagagagagcaagagtgagagcgtagagggaggggcagagacagagggagagagagaatctcaagcaggctccacgctgtcagcacggagcccgacgtggggctctaccccacgaaccgtgagatcatgaccagagctgaaatcaagagtcagacacttaaccgactgagccccccaggcgccccggcaggCATGTCTTTTCGAAGACCCCCTCTAATAGCTTTGTCCATTTCTGGGTGGGCCGGCCTGCCTGGAGCAGTTAGCATGTGAGGGATGTGGAGCCCTGTCCTAATCCAGAGCTGCCCTGCCCTCGCCCCAGTCTCCAGATCTTCCTTGGATATTTGACTTATACTAATGAGAGGAGAAACTGTGAGGtcagtttttgttattgttcttagTCTGCTTGTTAATAAAGTAATTGAGAACTTTGTACTTGGGGTGAAACACAGAATGTCTacgtttctaaaattttttttaatgcttttttatttttgagagagagacagggagagcatgagcaggggaggggcagagagagagggagacacagaatccgaagcaggctccaggctctgtgctgacgtggggctcgaacccacgcaacgcaagatcgtcacctgagccgaagttggatgctcaactgactgagccacccaggtgccccgagaatgtCTACGTTTCTAAAGCAGCTGGTTGAGGTGGCCTTCCTGTCCAGCTCACCCCCTCTCACCTCTTCAGGCCCCCTGCCACATGTCTGCTGGCCTTCCACCAGGCCATTCACCCACATGCTCACTCCACCTCTACCCTGAGGCCAGCCTTATCAAGTTCACTGTCACATCTGACGCCCTAAGCCATCTAATCTCCCTGGGAAAAACCCTTCTCCACCTGGCAGGCCAGCCTCctcactccccttcaccctcctccccaccccacctccacactTCACTGTCCTTCCTTAGCACCACTGCTCAggctcctgccctgcctggaccaCCTCACTCTCCTACCCAAGTCCCATCTAGCCTTCGAGACCTAGCcgaggccccccccccctgctgtggggaggggggctttCCCAATAACTTGAGATGAGCTCTGGTCCCTGGACTCACATACACTCAGCGCTTAACCTGGTGGTTGTGCATGCACCTGCACCTTCCTTCACTGTTCACCCTACTCTGTGCTGCAcccaggtggggggcaggggtggcaggaaagggaagaggggaggagggagtggagagggaagggagaggaggggtggggaaggggagagacctAAAGTTTGTGCATTAGGTTTAAAGGCCGGGAGCCCTCAGTTCTGTGCCCAGTATAAGAATGGCCAACTTCACGGGTCCAAACATTTGAGGCGTTTATGTGTACTCAGCTGGGACCACCAATGGGTCagagcccctctcctctgcctctgcttACCTTGCGCCCCCCCCCTTGCCCTTTAGCCACagtgccccttcccttccctgtgagAATTGCCCTGGTGGGTTCATAGATGTGGGATTTCACTAGGCTAAAAACTCACCTGGGGAACCCTTGTCCCAGATCCCACcaaccttctttctttccttcgcTTGGGGACACTCATATAAAGGTGTGTGCACCTTATAAGAGCTTGGACAGGTGCTGTCCCTTGTGTTCTGGGCAGTGCAGGAAGGCAGGATGGATTCCATTTCTCACCTAAACCCACTGCATCTCCGCGTGCCTCAGCCCTGTGTTGATCTTCTGGCCCTTGGGACTTTGAAGGTGATAGAAACCTGTACCCCAGCcagaatgtttttttcccctttctccttagaATGAAAGCATAAGCTATCTCCCTTGTGGTAATCAAATTCAACTGAAATCATAATCTGTACATTCTCTAGGTAAGAAAAGAGCCACTGGATGTTGGGTGCGACTCTTGCCGTGGCTCTGGTTCATAAAGACAGGCAACAGCCTGGTCTGGAGAGAGGCAGCTGTCACCACCCACACTCCAAGCCCCACGGCCACCTCCTCAGCTGCCCCAGGTCATGTGGTCCTCGCCAGTCCTGACGGTGTTTCTTTTGACTATTGGTCCTCTGTTTAGTTCATGACTGTGTCGTCATTCAAGTCCCCAAACCTGCCTTGATTGGCCTCCTCTCCTGAGGATAAGGGATGCACAggctggggcaggtggagggaaaggagagagatttATGGACGTAGAGGGATAAGCTTCCGTCACAGCAGGCAGTGTAAggaagagccagggagagggagaaaggagttCATTCTGGAGGTGTGGGGCGGTCGACCTCTACCTCTTGGGCTAGGTAGGAGATGAAGTTTTAGGGGTGTTCATATCTGTTCCCTTTACTTTCCCGAGAACCCATGGTATGGTTTCATTGCATGATCTGAAAGGTTAGATAGCGGCTTTGAATTGCCAGGGTGGCCCACGTACGTCCTGGGGGCTAAGGAAACTGGCATTGGCAGCATAAGATCTGACTATGCTATAGCCATAGATACAATGCAAAACTGCAAANNNNNNNNNNATATGGACTAGAATTTTACCTAATCCTGACTGAGTGATCCTTACAAATTGGCAGTAGAGACTGGCCACATCTCAGCTCCTCCTTTCCCAGCCCAGGCCACCTGGCAAGGGTATTCGAACtctcccagatgcccctcaagGGTTCTTCTGGGTCCTAAGGAGTCTCCTGCACAGAGCTGGGTGAGAAGGAGGTGGCCCAGAGGAGCCGGGCTCTCCCAAGAAGCACACTCCAGGGCTCTGTTGCACCCGCTGACAAACCCCTCTGCGCCATCCCCGTTCGGCTGCAAATTTTAGGCAGTTCAGGCTTCATGAGTCGGTGGACAGGGGCTGTCAAGTCAGTCTGTCTGGGTTAAATGGCCTGGTCACTTAGCAGTTGGTGGTCATGATGATCGGGTTTCCTTGTCAATAAAAAGAAGTACTAATCCCTACCTCCTAGTTTTCTGGAGAGGGATTAATGCAGTGATATATACTGGTACTCAGTCGATCTTGATTCCCCCCCGCTTCCAAACACTTCTGCCCACCTCCGTTCCATGCTACCTTCCTAAAAAGGACGTAGTGATACCTGGAcatggaagggaaaggaggaaggtgtGTGTCCATGTCAACCACAGCGTCCTCCAGATTAGGCATTAAAGCATTTATTACTCTTTTCATTGAGCTGTGTGTAGGAAtcggaatttttaaaagttaagaaatgtTTCACACGTAACAAAAGGAAACGGAACCGATAGGCAAAACTATTTAGTGAAACAGGCCCGAATAGCTCAGAATCGGCATCGGAGGCTTTCGTCTGTCCTCTGTAGTGTGGGTAGGACAGAGAGCTGCTGGTTCAGCCAGGGATGGGGAAGGGTTACCATCTTGTAAAGGAAGGTGGCCATCTTGGAAATGGGAGGCAGTAGGACCCAGGCTTGTGCCCTTGTTTCTTTCTGTGGGAAGCCAGAGTGGGAGAGCCTGAAAGACCTCCCTCTATGTCCTTGGCACCCCCAGATCAGTGAGTCTTTGTTTTTAGGGACTTCTTGTGCTCTTTCACTATGGAACCAATCCACTCCATGGTCTTTTGCTTTGCTTCCTCCCAGCTGAAGAGTGGCTCATACCCCAGGTCCCGCTGAGCTTTCTTATAGGAGAAGGTAAACACGCTATTTAACAATGTCACCATGTGGCGGGTAAAGGGGGGGTGGTATTTGTAAATTGGACTGAGTAGGAAGCTCACTATTTCCAGCAGGAAGGCAAGCCAGTACTCCAGAAATAGAGGAAGGCTCATTCTGGAGTCAAGGGAGAAGCCCCATTCTTTGCTCAAACTGTAATTGAGGTTATCATAGCTTTGGTGAGGTGTGTCATCTGAGATATAATAGAACTGTCCTCCAACTCTGGGGGCCTTCTTGGGGTCCTGTAGGGTCCTCAAGGCCAGAATGTGAGCCCAGGCCACGTTGCCTACATAGACAGGGTTGACTATGGAGAATTTGCTGCCCTGTTTGATGATCCCATTGTTCCTCAGGGCCTGGTATATATGGTTATAAAGGAATATGCTTCCTTCCCCATAGATATACATGGGCCTTAAGGCACAAGTGTGCAAGGTGCCACCATTTTTAAGAGCCCACCCATTAGCAGCCAGCACAGCTTTCTCCGCAAGTTTTTTGCTGTATGGATACGAAGCGGACCATGTGGATTCGAGATGTTCGTCTTCGTGGCCGTTCTGGATGATCTCCCTGTAGGAGTTGGGCCCAGCCACCTCTATGGTGCTGGTATAGATGAAGATTGGCACACTAGCCTGGACACAGGCTTCCAAAAGGAGCTGGGTACCTGCCCATGGGGAACATGCAGTCAGTGTCAACAAATAACCCACAGGGCCAGCCATGCCCACGGACCATGTCCACCCCCTAACCCACAAGTGAGGTAGTTATTGTAGATCAGGAGTGTActcctctgtgtctctggctAAGATCTGACTATGCTATAGCCATAGATACAATGCAAAactgcaaaaatgaaaacaaaccgaCATTTGGGTTCTGGAGAGCAAGAATTTCTAGGCTTTTGGATTTCCTGGACCTGTGTgtgtacttttaattttggaaaaggaCAGAGGGTTGccattttatgttttgttgagtaaagacattacaaaaatgATCACTTATCCCTCCCACTTCATTAAAAACAGGTTATTTTAAGCATAACGTTATTAGGAGGCCATACTCTCAGAATATGGACTAGAATTTTACCTAATCCTGACTGAGTGATCCTTACAAAGACCACTCCTAATTCTGGCTGTGACTTCTTTGACCCAGGTCTGAAAAGCGGACGTGATAAACCTTCCTCTTCCTTAGCATTCCTGAGCCGCACCGGCTCTCTCTGGGCAGCCTGGTGGAGAATGGGAAAGAGGAGTGTGCCCTCTGCTGGTTAATACCTATACCAGGAGGATCTTGCAGAATCCCTCTGGCTGGGGGAGGTGACGCAGGCATCATTCCCATAAGGAAGGAATTTCCCCGGCaaagcattgtttttctttttctttctttctttctttctttctttctttctttctttctttctattaaaaaatacccTTTAAGGTCTTTGTGCAATTTAATTTTCTAGAGAGAcagccttatttaaaaaaaaaatcaaatctagaGGCTGAGAGAATTACAGGCTAATTTATCTGCAAAGGGGGAAATGACCATTCCTATGAAGTATTTTCTAAACCAGGGAGTGACATTGGTTTTAATTCACTGATACTGCTAACACTTGTCAGTGATTCCAAATCCCCTCTTGTTGTGAGCCCTGGAGAGCAGGAGTTAGGAGAGAGGggctaaaaaaggaaaagtcgGGTAATATAGCACCCTCCTTGCAGCGTGGGAGTTGGTGAGGGTGTAGCTAAGTAGAAATGAGAAAGGGTCTTTTTTGAGATTGTGCTTCTTTAGGCTGGAGATCCTAAAGCCATGAGTTGCTTTAGAAAAGGAGCCTCTGAGTAGACTAATGACTAACTTTGTAGAGCAGGGCATAGAAGCCAGATAGGATTGGGGATTGGAGTGCTCTGGTCCTAGAGAAACTGCATCGAGGGATCGGAAGGATAATATCACGTGCCAGGCTAATAAGGGATTTACACTAATCCCTTAAACAAATGTGTCTGGATCTAAAGTAGATTGGAAAGCCATAAATCAGAAAGAGCCACCAGCCAGGCATTTAAGGGATGAGGATCTAAGAAGGGTGTACTTAGCGCACCTGGCTAGAAACTACCCTTTAATAGGAGACCCAGCAGTGAGCTGAAGAAGTACTATTATGGATAAGGGAAGGCTGGTACCATTAAGAAATATCACGGGAAGGCCAGTGCTGGGTAATTCTGTCCTGTCAGACTGCTGTGAACTTGCTTTGCTAGGTCTCTTGAGAGGAATCCTTCTCTGAGGTAAGCAGGAAGGTGCTAGGTATTCTCATTATGCTTGGCGATCCTGCACAGGAGTCCTGCCTGAAGGAAACTGGCCCAGAGCTACGGCCCATCACTCATGATGGACATGGGGGCCCTTTATATCACAGAGCTCTTTGGTCTCGGCCTCACTGGGTGACCGCCAACTTAGAGGCACACAGAAGGGCTGAAATGATGACCAGGGAGGCACTTGTAAGGTCTGATTCTAGCCCAGGGGAGGTAGGAGGTGGTTGGATAGCAAGAGTTTAAGGTCGGAATGGAGTCGATGTTTGAGTAGAGCTACAGTAAGAAGAGCTTGTGTGGCCTTTGGAGACACACAGGTGTGGGTGTAAATTCTAGCTCTCCTACTCAGGGGGACTTGACAAGTTACTTAGCCCTTCTCagccctggtttcctcatctaaaaactGGGGATGACAGCCTTGCATCTCTCAGTGGTGATAAGAAAAAGCAGTTGGCACGGGCTCAGCAGGTGCTCAGGGATGGgggcttcccctcccctcctgttctgttttctgagcctcactttcccacATCATCCCATATCCTCCCTGGGGTACTGTACCCTTCAGATTGACATTCATGATGGTTTCTCGGTGAACAACTTCCATGACGTCAATGATAGAGGCGGTGTGGATGATGACTGAGGTGTCCTGGCAGGCCTTCTTCAAGCACTGTTCATCCAGAATGTCTCCTTCCAGAATGGTCAGCTTGATCTTGCTCTGGAGCTCTGGGTGAACATGAGTCAGGTCATTGGAAGTCTTTTGGGATCTGGAAGTTTCCTGATACAGGTGGCATTTACCCAAGTCCCAAGGACAAGTACattgaggggagggtggggatagGGGGAAAATCCACAGAAGGAACAAgtaaacaaaggcacagaaatcAGGATGTGTAACATTTATTGGGATAGAGCAAACATCTGTTTCCAccccattttatttcaaaaaaaaaaaaaaaaaaaaggaatttgagcAGTGAGGGATCAACTGCACCTGGgacaaaaattattaaagtgaTTCATGGGAAATTCATAAAATTCATTAAGGAGAGTAGGGTGATTATGAAGAATGGATTTATATCCACTCCTCCTCTTATGAGGAAAGAATTGGAATTTAATTCTGTAGGGAATAAGGAATCATGTACAGGTTTggaacaagaagagaaagaagccaacAGAGTGGTGGTGTAGGAAGGTAACCCCGGCTGCGGTATATAAAATGGATTGGTGTGGTACATCTAAAAGAGAGCAGGGCATTCGAGAGATGAATCAGAGTGTCTGCACCAAACTTCAGATGAGACGGACTGGAACCAGGGCTCCCACAGAGGGAGCAGGGTCAGGGAGAGATAGGCAGGGTTGACTTTCCAGACCTTACCCAGACAGGTCCTGGTTCTTATTGGAGGTAGGCTAAGAGGAAGAGGTTTTGTTAGAGTCAGTGTTAGCCTGAGTATTTCCTGCTTGGGTGACCAGAAGGATAGTGGAGCCATTGACAGGGAACGCTTTGTCAGATATCATCTAAAGCAGGTATCATTGCTGCAAATGACTCAGCTGCCGAGGAACTGGCATTCTGACCATCTAGCCAAGGGCAATGGATAAACCCATGGCATAAACATGGCACTGCATACAGTTTGGGTAAATTGCCCACATTTACTTTGTGCTTTCTCCTTTGTACACAACTTGTACAGTTGTCTGGTTTTTTCCTTCACAGCTATCTCATGACAAAGATACTCTGATTTCCACTatacaggcaaggaaactgaggctgaggcaGGTTAAGGGGCAGGTCTAAGTCACACTTCTAGTGAAGACTCAAGCCTGCCCGCTGCCTTCAAGCTTTGCTCTCTTCCCCCTGTCACCCAAATGCAGcattagcactttttttttcctgaggcagATTAAGGATAAGTctacgtatatacatatgtgtgtatgtgtgtatttaaaggATAAGGCAACTTAACTGAAATTGGCAATGGAGACCAGagaacagtgagagagagaaattcagaGTGAAAAACTCAGGGCTGAGAAATTTCCTTCCTGGGTTACAACTTGGAGGAACCATCTGCTCTGCTTAAGCCTCTGCCAAATTTGCTCTGCGacaccccctcccgccccttcCCTTTTCAGGCAACTCCAAGACTCCCcgaagaggaagaaagcagaggaaaagctGCTGGCGATCAGTGGGAATTTTGTGTCTCCacttctgcctttccccctcctttcctctgcctcttctttgcTGCTGACTTCCACAGGCTGGCTCCGAGGAATTGACAAGTTGAGGGGGGAGAAGCCCAAAGCCAGAAGAAAGGGCTCTTACCCTATTAGCTTGGAGGGGCGCAGAGACACCAGCAGAGGGCGCTGCGACTGTGTTGGTGGGAGCGGCACAGCTCGCGCCCTCTCCGAGGCTCTGTGAACTTGAGAAGTATTTTGCTAGACTGAATAGACAGTTGCTTATGCGGTGCGGGCTGCGCTGTAGGGAGACCTAAGAGAAGCTACTAGACAAACTAGTGGTTAAAAGCACAGCCGCTGAAGCTAGACCTTCTGGGTTCAGTTTCAGCTTTGCCATTTTTCAGCTGTGGGACCCTGAACACCTTAGCCTTGGCTGTgtatgggctgaatgtttgtgtccccccacaTTCAAGTGTTGAGATCCTAATGCCACCGCGATGGTGTTAGGAGATAGGGCCTTCGGAAGGCGATCAGGTCATGGGGGTTTAAcccttatgaatgggatcagtatTCTGATAAAAGATCCCAGAGAGAGATCCCTCCCCCTTAGTACGATGTGATAACACGGCAAGATGGCACAGGCTatgagccaggaagagagctcccACCAGAACATGACCCTGCTTTGCTCTTGGACTTCTAGTccccggaactgtgagaaataaattcggTTTAAGCCACCCGGCCTATGGTGTATTGTTATAGCAGCCTTGACAGGACAAAGATGCCTTTCTGTGCCTgctttcccatctttttttttttttttttttaagcttatttatttcttctgagagagacagagacagcgcaagtgggggagaagcagagagagagggagagagagacggtcccaagcaggctctgtgctggcagcacagagtccaaggcggaggctcaaacccatgaaactgtgggatcatgacctgagttaaaaccagagtcggaagctcaactgacagagccacccaggcagccctgcctTCTCATCTCTAAAAAGAGGAGGACGATATTACCTATCCCACAGGGATGTCACGAGGAGCAAACTAGTTGGCGCATGTAGCACAccgagcacagggcctggcacggGAAAACCACTGTAAGGCTTCTCCCCTGTGATCTTGACAGAGGCCCCGGCCCGTCTCTGACACCACGTGACTTGTCACCCTGGGAGACTGCTTCTCTAGGTTAAACGTCGCCTGTTTGGGGCATCAGCTGTCAGACCGTAAGTATTGCTGAGACATAAGGGTTACACCCAGTCGATGTTGATCATGTATGTTCCTGTGTGTTCACCAGAGACACCGTTGCGGCAGAGGGTAGAGGAAATAGGACATCTGAGACATTCAGAGCACAGGAAAGACAAGGAGAGTGACGGGCACTgtctgggagggcagggagggggaacaGGGGCCTCTGCAATGAGGCTCTACTCTGAGCCCTGCCTTCCATTAATCAGAGGGCCTCGGTAAGTCGCTTTACCTTTACCTTGATTTCCTCATTGTCCTGTGGGGTGAGACCCCTTTCCTACTTTCCTCtcagggttgttttgaggatcTGGAGGGGTGAAATAGGTCTTATAAATCTAGCTTTTGCATTTGCTCCAGGGTCAGCAATCTGGGAAAAGAGCAGAGCAGTGAGGTTGTCCAGCAAATGCTGCAGCCACTTTTCTCGTGGTGATGAGTGGAGACAAAAGGTAAAAAGAGATGTTCAGGGAATCCACAAGAGGAATCcgcactctgtctctggctcCCTCATTGCACGCTGTGTgtcctccctacctctctccctccctgtctctctgtgtctctgtctgtctgtctgtctgtctctctctctgtctctctctcacacacacacacacacacacacacacacacacacactcagcttCGCCTTCACTTCCTTTTATTTCACCTTCACTGGCAATGCTAAATGAAGCCACAGAAGGACCAGGACAATCAAGAGGCACGGGGACCCACT
Above is a window of Panthera uncia isolate 11264 chromosome C1 unlocalized genomic scaffold, Puncia_PCG_1.0 HiC_scaffold_4, whole genome shotgun sequence DNA encoding:
- the LOC125912196 gene encoding 3 beta-hydroxysteroid dehydrogenase/Delta 5-->4-isomerase; translation: MAGWICLVTGAGGFLGQRIVRLLVEEKDLQEIRAMDKVFSPELREEFSKLQSKIKLTILEGDILDEQCLKKACQDTSVIIHTASIIDVMEVVHRETIMNVNLKGTQLLLEACVQASVPIFIYTSTIEVAGPNSYREIIQNGHEDEHLESTWSASYPYSKKLAEKAVLAANGWALKNGGTLHTCALRPMYIYGEGSIFLYNHIYQALRNNGIIKQGSKFSIVNPVYVGNVAWAHILALRTLQDPKKAPRVGGQFYYISDDTPHQSYDNLNYSLSKEWGFSLDSRMSLPLFLEYWLAFLLEIVSFLLSPIYKYHPPFTRHMVTLLNSVFTFSYKKAQRDLGYEPLFSWEEAKQKTMEWIGSIVKEHKKSLKTKTH